In Tenrec ecaudatus isolate mTenEca1 chromosome 4, mTenEca1.hap1, whole genome shotgun sequence, a single window of DNA contains:
- the LOC142446403 gene encoding olfactory receptor 8K5-like has translation MGQQNLSILTEFILMRVTKRPELQLPLFGLFLIIYMITLTGNLGMIILTKVDSRLHTPMYFFIRNLALIDLGNATVIYPKMLVSLASNQYTISYYACAVQMAFFLLYIICVLYILAAMAYDRFVAICNPLLYNVIMSQRLCHVLVGIPYFVSTFQSLLLTSKIFTSTFCGTNVVSHFYCDDVPFIPLLCSNAREIELLIIVFSGFNVISTLVVVLLTYLLILIAIFRMHSAEGRKKAFSTCGSHLTVVVVFYGSVLYMYLQPESAHSSDNEKIASVFYTLFIPMLNPFIYSLRNKEVKNAFQRVIKNRCKLCV, from the coding sequence ATGGGTCAACAGAATCTCTCCATACTGACCGAATTCATTTTAATGAGAGTCACAAAGCGACCTGAGCTGCAGCTCCCCCTTTTTGGCCTCTTTCTCATCATCTACATGATTACACTGACGGGCAATCTGGGCATGATCATCTTGACCAAGGTGGACTCCCGCCTACACACGCCTATGTATTTCTTTATAAGAAACTTGGCCCTGATTGATCTTGGTAATGCTACTGTTATTTATCCCAAGATGTTAGTAAGTTTAGCTTCCAATCAATACACCATTTCCTATTATGCATGTGCAGTACagatggctttcttccttttatATATTATTTGTGTACTCTACATCCTGGCCGCCATGGCTTATGACCGTTTTGTGGCCATCTGTAACCCTCTGCTCTACAATGTCATCATGTCTCAGAGACTTTGCCATGTACTCGTGGGCATTCCATACTTCGTCAGTACCTTTCAGTCTCTGTTGCTCACCAGTAAGATTTTCACCTCAACCTTCTGTGGTACTAATGTGGTCAGTCATTTCTACTGTGATGATGTTCCATTTATACCTTTGCTCTGCTCAAATGCCCGAGAAATTGAACTGCTCATCATCGTGTTTTCAGGATTTAATGTGATTTCCACCCTCGTGGTCGTGCTCCTGACCTACCTGCTGATTCTGATAGCCATATTTCGAATGCATTCTGCCGAGGGCAGGAAGAAGGCTTTCTCCACGTGTGGGTCTCACCTCACGGTGGTGGTTGTGTTCTATGGGTCTGTGCTGTATATGTACCTGCAGCCTGAATCTGCTCACTCTTCTGATAATGAAAAAATAGCCTCTGTGTTTTACACTTTGTTCATCCCCATGCTTAACCCATTCATATACAGCTTAAGGAACAAAGAGGTAAAGAATGCCTTCCAGAGGGTCATTAAGAATCGATGCAAACTCTGTGTATAA